One stretch of Schlesneria sp. DSM 10557 DNA includes these proteins:
- a CDS encoding ExbD/TolR family protein: MKLRNRSSGPTKVEIPMAPMIDIVFQLLIFFMLNLKIVAPEGNFNINMPIAAPQAAASEQNLPDIKVSLVSDRSGNLTQLVLGSKNLGNDDAAFDRLNREILQIIGRPGNPLTKDVEVEIDADYETQYKYVVKAISKCTGRYDPESKQVTRYVEKIKFAPPHKPKS; the protein is encoded by the coding sequence ATGAAATTGCGAAATCGCTCGAGCGGACCGACGAAAGTCGAAATCCCCATGGCACCGATGATCGACATCGTCTTTCAGTTGCTGATTTTTTTCATGCTGAACCTGAAAATTGTCGCACCTGAGGGAAATTTCAATATCAACATGCCGATCGCGGCACCGCAGGCCGCCGCGAGTGAACAGAACCTGCCTGATATCAAAGTCAGTCTGGTTTCCGATCGCAGCGGCAATCTGACCCAACTGGTCCTGGGGTCAAAGAATTTGGGGAATGACGACGCTGCCTTTGATCGGCTGAACCGGGAGATTCTGCAGATCATCGGTCGTCCGGGTAACCCACTGACGAAAGATGTCGAAGTGGAGATCGATGCGGACTACGAAACGCAGTACAAATACGTGGTTAAGGCGATTTCAAAATGCACCGGCCGCTATGATCCCGAGTCCAAACAGGTGACGCGTTACGTGGAAAAAATCAAGTTCGCACCGCCCCACAAACCGAAGTCCTGA
- a CDS encoding IS630 family transposase, giving the protein MEVSSRHHSLEQLQALERQEKDAARAKRLRIVVLAMQGWTAPAIAMAVGFTRRVCQRWVYQYNELGLPGLDDRRGRTPGVPLSEEAQQQLRQRLDAGPKPEDQVCSLRGKDLQRILQQEFGCVRSLSSIYWLLHRLGYSYLRPRPKHYKANPQVMQEFQTGLKEQIQQIQAAQPDKKLRIYFQDEARFGQQGTTTNVWAPTGSRPQVVRQTEYQYLWVLGTVCPQTGHAEGLLSPRLNTAVINVFLKQFSTRIPKDEHAVMIWDGAGFHRSGTLRVPQNITLIRLPAYSPELNPIENLWHYLKSHHWSNRAYPDYQALEAASQEAWRASVLDPELMKTVCAAPWLDRALSN; this is encoded by the coding sequence ATGGAGGTCAGCAGCAGACACCATTCGTTGGAGCAATTACAGGCCCTCGAACGCCAGGAGAAGGATGCCGCCCGGGCCAAGCGACTGCGGATTGTGGTTCTTGCCATGCAGGGGTGGACTGCTCCCGCGATTGCCATGGCGGTGGGTTTCACACGGCGCGTCTGTCAGAGATGGGTCTATCAGTACAACGAACTCGGCTTGCCGGGGCTGGATGATCGACGTGGACGGACTCCGGGTGTCCCGCTCAGCGAGGAAGCACAGCAACAGTTACGACAGCGACTTGATGCGGGGCCGAAACCCGAAGATCAGGTCTGTTCCCTCCGAGGAAAGGATCTGCAGCGAATACTTCAGCAGGAATTTGGCTGCGTGCGGTCACTCTCCAGTATCTATTGGCTGCTGCACCGGCTCGGGTATTCCTATCTGCGTCCTCGTCCAAAGCACTACAAAGCCAACCCGCAGGTGATGCAGGAGTTTCAGACGGGTCTCAAGGAGCAGATACAGCAGATTCAAGCTGCGCAGCCAGACAAAAAGTTGCGGATCTATTTCCAGGATGAAGCGAGGTTCGGTCAACAGGGGACCACGACAAATGTGTGGGCTCCCACAGGATCACGTCCTCAGGTCGTCCGTCAGACCGAGTACCAATATTTATGGGTATTGGGAACAGTCTGTCCCCAGACGGGGCACGCTGAAGGATTGCTCAGTCCGCGATTGAACACCGCTGTCATCAACGTGTTTCTGAAGCAGTTTTCTACGCGCATCCCGAAGGACGAACACGCGGTGATGATCTGGGACGGCGCCGGTTTTCATCGCAGTGGAACCCTGCGGGTTCCACAAAATATCACGTTGATCCGGCTACCGGCCTACAGCCCTGAACTGAACCCGATTGAGAACCTGTGGCATTATTTGAAGTCACACCACTGGAGCAATCGGGCCTACCCCGACTACCAGGCGTTAGAAGCGGCGTCCCAAGAGGCTTGGAGAGCAAGCGTTCTCGATCCTGAACTGATGAAAACTGTCTGCGCCGCACCTTGGCTCGATCGCGCTCTTTCAAATTAG
- a CDS encoding tol-pal system YbgF family protein — protein MKCRLRICALWFVLLAVFSPRLTAEEPYLEFLQGLRNRNYFDYALLYLDQLAQRPSVPAEIRKLIPYEKAITLREYAKTLRSPEKQFEQLDQALAYLDQFIRENPDHPSSGDANAERAQMLLQKAGVEIFQSKAPANQGSKSEFQRRGRELVQKARDVLKLAFDQHDAAFKKFPTYIDAQKEPAQYAERSRIERNLILETLSLAKCTYLEAQTYDPTAPEFKQLLSQAADEFEKMHQRHRSQIGGLHARAWQGKAFEEQGDLQKALGIYNELLDHPGDDGPLQSLKAQVLQFKLICLHLRNDYQLVVDLAEEWLKKSGDDAKTPVGLGIQWEQARAYEALGNNRNLPKADQERFWRQARTVAQQINKYPGEYKDVSLSMMQRTQVNLGGRERKPDDFETAYGLGRQNFNSSQEIKKELDAAIKNQKPAEEVTRLRQDWTNELNDAAQNFDLAMRLMNKRDNVKDVATARLLLAYTNFYLRRNYEAAVLAQFVARTTSDEEGSVALDAAYMAMAAFVQAYNDNKAEPDSKQDEMRMIIKAANLIAQRWPESDKANEARLILGRMYSSAKKPVDAAEWFSKVPESDPKYPEAQLAAGQAYWIAYGSASRMAPEERPTPEKQAEWKASAEQFLRTGIQKLTATLPKEGSLPQELVSAKIYLAEILLSQGKEAESIALLQDDPQSIVKAITVTDESQRPEKGIQSRSVAKSVYTLLLRAYIGLGPDRIDDARAAMRTLEAIAAGDPSSDLTDLYVGLGRMLKTELERFQSNGETERFNKLMEAFETFLDDMYKKQEGQTLGSLSWIGETYFALGEISTDGSKTASYYDRAASAFNGILTRAASDPGFATPDQLLNVKVRLVRCNRLKKDFAGAQQLLGDILKVRGNDLRTQVEGASVYQDWGSSGDKSKFAIAINGEPNLGVWGWGGIARRIQQQKNFADRPDLVDHFLDARYAVSLCRFRYGMELAPKEKQKALDACAMELVGTSSIMKVLPEEKRAKLNELYREVLKESGQPVVDLPRNEEIPLETSRPTKSAEAASEPNKEADATAATGQGTAGTAEASKSIDTTTWVIFLGCVVAGIGLIGWVLFSGKGKAKKPKSFGRKDVPVSFSGVSVDSGPPAAFAAPAPGKVRPRNPVPKGTATAPGAAPTAQAPAKGTTRTQSRTESGAPPSPKPRPRPTEPRKDE, from the coding sequence ATGAAATGCCGGTTGCGGATATGTGCACTGTGGTTTGTGCTGTTGGCTGTTTTCTCGCCACGGCTGACCGCTGAAGAACCGTACCTCGAATTTTTGCAGGGGCTGCGTAACCGAAATTATTTCGACTATGCACTGCTTTATCTGGATCAGTTGGCTCAGCGTCCCTCCGTCCCTGCCGAAATTCGGAAGTTGATCCCCTACGAGAAGGCGATCACGCTGCGGGAATATGCGAAGACGCTGCGCAGTCCTGAAAAGCAGTTCGAGCAGCTCGATCAGGCGCTGGCCTACCTGGATCAGTTTATCCGGGAAAACCCCGACCACCCCTCGAGCGGTGATGCCAATGCCGAACGGGCTCAGATGCTGCTGCAGAAAGCCGGCGTCGAAATCTTTCAGTCGAAGGCACCGGCCAATCAGGGAAGCAAATCGGAATTCCAGCGACGTGGCCGCGAACTGGTTCAGAAAGCGCGAGACGTTCTGAAGCTGGCTTTCGATCAGCATGACGCGGCGTTCAAGAAGTTTCCCACGTATATCGATGCCCAGAAAGAACCGGCTCAGTATGCAGAGCGGTCCCGCATCGAACGAAATCTGATTCTGGAAACGCTGAGTCTGGCCAAGTGCACTTATCTGGAAGCTCAGACTTATGACCCGACGGCGCCTGAGTTCAAACAGTTGCTCAGTCAGGCGGCGGACGAGTTTGAAAAGATGCATCAGCGTCACCGCAGCCAGATCGGCGGTCTGCATGCGCGGGCCTGGCAGGGGAAGGCCTTTGAAGAACAGGGTGACCTGCAGAAGGCGCTCGGTATCTACAATGAACTGCTGGATCATCCGGGCGATGATGGGCCGCTGCAAAGTCTGAAGGCACAGGTCCTGCAATTCAAACTGATCTGTCTGCATCTGCGAAACGATTATCAGCTCGTCGTGGATCTGGCGGAGGAATGGTTGAAGAAGAGCGGTGACGACGCCAAGACCCCGGTCGGTCTGGGGATTCAGTGGGAACAGGCGCGCGCCTACGAAGCACTGGGGAATAATCGCAATCTGCCCAAGGCGGATCAGGAACGCTTCTGGCGACAGGCTCGTACGGTCGCTCAGCAGATCAATAAATATCCGGGCGAATACAAAGATGTCTCGCTGTCGATGATGCAGCGGACGCAGGTCAACCTGGGGGGGCGTGAGCGGAAGCCGGATGACTTCGAAACGGCCTATGGTCTGGGACGCCAGAACTTCAACTCGTCACAAGAGATCAAAAAAGAACTCGATGCCGCGATCAAGAATCAGAAACCGGCCGAGGAAGTGACTCGGCTGAGACAGGACTGGACGAACGAACTGAATGATGCGGCTCAGAACTTCGATCTGGCCATGCGGCTGATGAACAAGCGGGACAATGTGAAGGACGTGGCCACCGCAAGGCTGCTGCTGGCCTACACGAACTTCTATCTCCGCCGGAACTACGAAGCGGCGGTGCTGGCTCAGTTCGTCGCCCGGACGACCAGTGATGAAGAAGGAAGTGTGGCGCTGGACGCGGCCTACATGGCCATGGCGGCGTTCGTTCAGGCGTACAACGACAATAAGGCCGAGCCTGATTCCAAGCAGGACGAAATGCGGATGATCATCAAAGCCGCAAATCTGATCGCCCAGCGCTGGCCGGAAAGTGATAAAGCCAATGAAGCCCGGTTAATCCTGGGGCGGATGTACTCGTCGGCGAAAAAGCCCGTCGACGCGGCGGAATGGTTCAGCAAGGTTCCAGAAAGCGATCCGAAGTATCCCGAGGCCCAACTCGCCGCGGGTCAGGCCTACTGGATCGCCTACGGATCGGCGTCGCGGATGGCACCTGAAGAGCGGCCGACCCCGGAAAAGCAGGCGGAATGGAAAGCCTCTGCCGAACAATTCCTGCGAACGGGGATTCAGAAGCTGACGGCCACGTTGCCGAAAGAAGGCTCCCTGCCCCAGGAACTCGTCAGTGCCAAGATCTACCTGGCAGAAATTCTGCTCAGCCAGGGAAAAGAGGCAGAGTCGATTGCGCTGCTGCAGGACGATCCGCAGTCGATCGTCAAGGCGATCACGGTGACTGACGAGTCACAGCGACCCGAAAAGGGAATTCAAAGCCGCAGTGTTGCCAAGAGTGTGTACACACTGCTGCTGCGGGCTTACATCGGCCTGGGGCCGGACCGGATCGATGATGCGCGTGCCGCAATGAGGACGCTGGAGGCGATCGCGGCGGGTGATCCCAGTTCCGATCTGACGGATCTGTATGTCGGTCTTGGGCGAATGCTGAAGACCGAACTGGAACGCTTTCAGAGCAATGGCGAGACGGAACGCTTTAACAAGCTGATGGAGGCGTTTGAGACCTTCCTCGATGACATGTACAAGAAGCAGGAGGGGCAGACGCTCGGTTCGCTTAGCTGGATCGGCGAGACCTACTTTGCCCTTGGTGAAATTTCGACGGATGGATCCAAGACGGCCAGCTACTATGACCGGGCTGCTTCCGCGTTCAACGGAATTTTGACGCGAGCGGCATCGGATCCCGGTTTCGCGACACCCGATCAATTGCTGAATGTCAAGGTGCGCCTGGTCCGTTGTAACCGGCTGAAAAAGGATTTTGCAGGAGCTCAGCAGCTACTGGGCGACATTCTCAAGGTCCGTGGGAATGACCTGAGAACGCAAGTTGAAGGAGCCTCCGTCTATCAGGACTGGGGATCATCGGGGGACAAAAGCAAGTTCGCCATTGCGATCAACGGAGAGCCCAATCTGGGTGTCTGGGGTTGGGGCGGTATTGCGCGCAGGATTCAGCAGCAGAAGAATTTCGCAGATCGTCCGGATCTGGTGGATCATTTTCTGGATGCCCGTTACGCGGTCTCCCTCTGCCGGTTCCGCTATGGCATGGAACTCGCCCCGAAAGAGAAGCAGAAAGCGCTGGATGCCTGTGCGATGGAACTCGTCGGGACCTCGTCGATCATGAAGGTCCTTCCGGAAGAAAAACGTGCGAAGCTCAATGAGCTCTACCGCGAAGTGCTCAAGGAATCCGGGCAACCAGTCGTCGATCTCCCAAGAAATGAAGAGATTCCGCTGGAAACGTCGCGGCCGACGAAATCCGCAGAGGCCGCCAGTGAGCCGAATAAGGAGGCTGACGCGACCGCAGCGACGGGTCAGGGAACGGCAGGCACGGCAGAGGCTTCCAAGTCCATCGACACGACAACCTGGGTCATTTTCCTTGGTTGTGTGGTGGCCGGGATCGGACTGATTGGCTGGGTTTTGTTCAGCGGCAAGGGTAAGGCAAAGAAACCAAAATCGTTTGGCCGCAAGGACGTCCCTGTTTCCTTTTCAGGGGTTTCCGTGGATTCAGGGCCCCCCGCTGCGTTTGCGGCCCCTGCCCCGGGCAAGGTTCGACCCAGGAATCCAGTCCCGAAGGGGACGGCGACAGCACCGGGGGCGGCCCCGACTGCTCAAGCTCCTGCCAAAGGAACGACGCGGACTCAGTCCAGGACCGAGTCAGGCGCACCCCCTTCCCCCAAGCCACGACCAAGGCCGACGGAACCTCGCAAAGACGAATAA
- a CDS encoding MotA/TolQ/ExbB proton channel family protein, with amino-acid sequence MKQVKGIEMNQTVVRSRLWCLVLALLVGGLSFAQQTSTSFAQDDEKAVSVDDRSGGDAKAGEAKKPQDTFLMWMIRASGIFGFLIMLVSFAMVAIIMMIALQLRRDNYLPTAFIEEFEQRLQSKDYQGAYETAKSSDSFIGRIMAEGMGRLTRGYDEAVEQMQQVAEDETMAMEHKIGYLALIGSIAPMLGLLGTVQGMVMSFQVIANSATSPKPSELADGIATALFTTLEGLTVAIPAIIFYSLYKNRLARFLMECGFVAENLMKNFQNAGKTTAPAAASRAGGAAPAAAPSVPRNE; translated from the coding sequence ATGAAACAAGTGAAGGGGATTGAAATGAACCAGACGGTCGTTCGCAGCCGCTTGTGGTGTTTGGTTCTCGCCTTGCTGGTGGGAGGACTGTCTTTCGCTCAACAGACTTCAACCTCCTTTGCCCAAGATGATGAGAAAGCGGTCTCAGTGGATGACCGGTCCGGTGGGGACGCGAAAGCTGGGGAAGCGAAGAAGCCTCAGGATACATTTCTGATGTGGATGATCCGCGCTTCGGGGATCTTCGGCTTTCTGATCATGCTGGTCTCGTTCGCAATGGTTGCCATCATCATGATGATTGCCCTTCAGCTTCGTCGGGATAACTACCTGCCCACTGCCTTTATTGAAGAGTTCGAACAGCGATTGCAGTCCAAGGACTATCAGGGGGCTTACGAAACGGCGAAGTCCAGTGATTCCTTTATCGGGCGGATCATGGCTGAGGGGATGGGGCGTCTGACCCGTGGTTATGACGAAGCTGTCGAGCAGATGCAGCAGGTCGCTGAAGACGAAACGATGGCGATGGAACACAAGATCGGGTACCTCGCGCTGATTGGTTCGATCGCCCCCATGCTGGGGCTGCTCGGTACCGTGCAGGGGATGGTCATGAGCTTCCAGGTGATTGCCAATTCCGCGACCTCGCCCAAACCGTCGGAACTCGCGGACGGGATTGCCACCGCGTTGTTCACGACACTGGAAGGGCTGACCGTCGCAATCCCCGCGATCATCTTCTATTCGCTTTATAAGAACCGTCTGGCCCGATTCCTGATGGAATGTGGATTCGTGGCAGAAAATCTGATGAAAAACTTCCAGAACGCAGGGAAAACAACGGCTCCTGCCGCGGCAAGTCGTGCAGGTGGAGCAGCCCCTGCGGCAGCCCCGTCGGTTCCTCGAAACGAGTAG
- the guaA gene encoding glutamine-hydrolyzing GMP synthase yields the protein MTSAADSHDSNSTQEELILVLDFGGQTAQLIARRIRDQHVFCQLVRHDLPVSRIRELNPKGLILSGGPASVYEPNAPKVDPALFDLGIPVLGICYGLHLASQHLGGKVSPGSKREFGRTECRVLRSDTLMAGLPELSTVWMSHGDHVEDVDAHFLPLMDTSSCAFAAVKHRQKPVYGLQFHPEVTHTEYGGQLLSNFVKGVCGCRGTWKISSLIDREVLAIRTRVGNKRVICGLSGGVDSSVVAAILYKAIGDQLSCIFVDNGLLRKGEADKVRDRFQNHFKTDLHVVDAKDRFLSELAGVTDPQEKRKIIGRVFIEVFRKEAESIPDAHFLAQGTLYPDVIESGADIDGPAATIKAHHNVGGLPEQLGFELIEPLRDLFKDEVRRMGLELGLTDELVWRHPFPGPGLGVRCLGELTEPRLAKLREADAIVMEELRLASLYRQIQQAFAVLLPVQSVGVMGDGRTYEEVIAVRAVSTDDFMTADWYPLPYDVLQRISTRIINEVRGVNRVVYDISSKPPSTIEWE from the coding sequence ATGACTTCTGCGGCTGATTCTCACGACTCCAATTCGACCCAGGAAGAACTGATCCTTGTCCTCGATTTTGGCGGACAGACGGCGCAATTGATTGCTCGCCGAATTCGGGATCAGCACGTTTTCTGTCAACTGGTTCGACACGACTTACCTGTCAGCCGGATTCGCGAACTGAATCCAAAAGGACTGATTCTGTCGGGGGGGCCTGCCAGTGTTTACGAGCCGAATGCGCCGAAAGTGGATCCAGCCCTGTTCGACCTGGGAATTCCGGTCCTGGGGATCTGCTATGGTTTGCATCTGGCCAGTCAGCACCTTGGAGGTAAAGTGTCACCTGGTTCCAAACGTGAGTTTGGGCGGACGGAATGTCGTGTTTTGAGGTCTGACACGCTCATGGCCGGGCTGCCGGAACTCAGCACCGTCTGGATGAGTCACGGTGATCACGTTGAAGATGTCGATGCACACTTCCTTCCGCTGATGGACACCTCCTCGTGTGCTTTTGCAGCAGTCAAGCATCGGCAGAAGCCGGTTTACGGATTGCAGTTTCACCCCGAAGTGACGCACACCGAATACGGTGGCCAGTTGCTGTCGAACTTCGTTAAAGGTGTCTGTGGCTGCCGAGGAACCTGGAAAATCAGCTCACTGATCGACCGGGAAGTTCTCGCGATTCGCACACGAGTAGGTAACAAGCGAGTGATCTGCGGTCTGTCCGGCGGCGTCGATTCGTCCGTCGTGGCGGCCATTCTTTACAAGGCGATTGGAGACCAGCTGTCTTGTATTTTCGTGGACAACGGTCTGTTGCGTAAGGGCGAAGCCGACAAGGTGCGTGACCGGTTTCAGAACCACTTCAAGACAGATCTGCATGTGGTTGATGCGAAAGATCGCTTTCTGAGTGAACTTGCCGGGGTGACTGACCCTCAGGAAAAGCGAAAAATCATCGGCCGCGTGTTCATCGAAGTCTTCCGGAAAGAAGCCGAATCAATCCCTGACGCGCACTTCCTGGCGCAGGGAACATTGTATCCAGACGTCATCGAATCCGGCGCCGACATCGATGGCCCCGCTGCCACGATCAAGGCCCACCACAACGTGGGAGGGCTGCCCGAGCAACTTGGATTTGAACTGATTGAGCCATTGCGAGATCTGTTCAAGGACGAGGTTCGCCGGATGGGGCTGGAACTCGGCCTGACCGACGAACTCGTCTGGCGGCATCCCTTCCCCGGCCCGGGCCTCGGTGTCCGATGTCTGGGAGAATTGACGGAACCTCGGCTGGCAAAGCTTCGTGAAGCGGATGCCATCGTCATGGAAGAACTGCGTCTGGCCAGTCTTTATCGACAGATCCAGCAGGCCTTTGCCGTTCTACTGCCTGTTCAGTCGGTCGGCGTCATGGGGGACGGCAGAACTTATGAAGAGGTGATTGCGGTCCGTGCCGTTTCGACCGATGACTTCATGACGGCGGATTGGTATCCCCTGCCCTACGACGTGCTGCAGCGGATCTCGACTCGAATCATTAACGAAGTCCGGGGTGTGAATCGAGTCGTTTATGACATCAGTTCCAAGCCGCCCAGCACGATTGAATGGGAATAA
- a CDS encoding tetratricopeptide repeat protein, giving the protein MTLKIPAIVLIAGTVVCVAASPLCAIDIITKKNDGKRVNGTISAMTKTELTLKKNQGDPEIVAANNIAAIEWEGGGGDLKLGYSDELGGRYESATQRLMKAKSDIKSPSEFLKGELEYVLARVAAKQALSDPDQREQAIQKILAAQKAFPDHVRFYESQMLLSQLYLAAKDFDAVRTNLEKLTQAPWDDVKLAARIVEARALMAEGKPDEAIKAFQAVADAAGDSPADASRKYEAMLGLSRGLIEQSKFEEALKILDEVTEKGPADDSTVQAEAYTLQGHAYQGLGRTKEAALAYLHVDILFPRETAYHAESLYQMSILWKLVQHPDRSAEAAGKLVQMYPNSEWRKKLAGQ; this is encoded by the coding sequence ATGACTCTCAAAATTCCGGCAATAGTTTTGATCGCAGGCACCGTCGTTTGTGTGGCGGCAAGCCCGCTCTGTGCGATTGACATCATCACCAAAAAGAACGACGGCAAGCGGGTCAACGGGACCATCTCTGCCATGACAAAGACAGAGTTGACGCTGAAGAAGAATCAGGGAGATCCTGAGATCGTCGCCGCCAACAACATCGCCGCCATCGAATGGGAAGGAGGGGGCGGAGACCTGAAGCTGGGTTACAGCGACGAATTGGGGGGGCGCTACGAATCCGCGACTCAACGGCTCATGAAGGCGAAGTCCGACATCAAGTCTCCCAGCGAATTTCTGAAGGGGGAACTGGAATACGTTCTGGCACGTGTCGCGGCGAAGCAGGCATTGAGCGATCCTGATCAACGAGAACAGGCAATCCAGAAGATTCTGGCGGCACAGAAAGCATTTCCTGACCACGTGCGATTTTATGAATCGCAGATGCTGCTCAGTCAGCTTTATCTTGCCGCAAAAGATTTCGATGCGGTCCGCACGAATCTGGAAAAGCTGACGCAGGCCCCCTGGGATGACGTGAAACTCGCCGCCCGGATCGTGGAGGCACGGGCTCTGATGGCGGAAGGAAAACCCGACGAGGCGATCAAGGCATTTCAAGCCGTGGCCGATGCGGCAGGTGATTCGCCGGCCGATGCGTCACGGAAGTATGAAGCGATGCTGGGGCTGTCTCGAGGTCTGATCGAACAGTCGAAGTTTGAAGAGGCCCTGAAGATTCTGGATGAAGTGACAGAGAAAGGCCCTGCCGACGATTCGACCGTGCAGGCAGAAGCCTATACCCTGCAGGGGCATGCCTATCAGGGGCTGGGCCGAACCAAGGAAGCAGCCCTCGCCTACCTGCACGTCGATATCCTGTTCCCGCGAGAAACCGCCTACCATGCCGAATCGCTGTACCAGATGAGTATTCTCTGGAAACTTGTCCAGCATCCGGATCGCAGTGCGGAAGCGGCGGGAAAACTGGTGCAGATGTATCCCAACAGTGAGTGGCGGAAAAAACTCGCGGGTCAGTAA
- a CDS encoding ExbD/TolR family protein translates to MKMRKVEMGFTEPDMTPMIDIVFQLLTFFMIAINFENTKADERVKLPKDMLAKPPVVKPEHELVLNFGFQRLPSGEVAKSVPEVFYNERFVEVRNIGPDLEQERRVMELIHGKEVIKDVTVLIRADSEVPAGLVQELIKKCQEAGFTKFSLRATAEDV, encoded by the coding sequence ATGAAGATGCGTAAAGTCGAGATGGGTTTTACGGAACCCGATATGACGCCGATGATCGACATCGTGTTTCAGTTGCTCACATTCTTCATGATCGCGATCAATTTTGAGAACACGAAGGCGGACGAACGGGTGAAGCTCCCCAAAGATATGCTGGCCAAGCCGCCGGTCGTCAAACCCGAGCATGAACTCGTTCTCAATTTCGGGTTTCAGCGGCTTCCCTCGGGAGAAGTGGCCAAATCGGTCCCGGAAGTTTTCTACAATGAACGATTTGTAGAAGTTCGTAACATCGGTCCCGATCTGGAACAGGAACGCCGAGTCATGGAACTGATCCATGGCAAGGAAGTGATCAAAGACGTGACGGTCCTGATTCGTGCCGATTCCGAGGTTCCCGCTGGTCTGGTTCAGGAACTGATCAAAAAATGCCAGGAAGCGGGCTTCACGAAATTCTCGCTGCGTGCCACTGCGGAGGACGTTTGA